The following are from one region of the Alkalimarinus sediminis genome:
- the fabB gene encoding beta-ketoacyl-ACP synthase I, producing MRRVVITGMGIVSCLGNTTEDVLHSLKEGKSGIRFNESYKEKGFRSQISGSVEIDKAALIDRKTLRFMGDSSAFAYISMQQAIEDAQLSLEQISNPRVGLIAGSGGASCENQLNAAHIMEEKGVKRIGPYMVPRVMTSTVSACLATAFKIKGINYSISSACATSSHCIGHAMEQIQSGRHDIIFAGGGEEEHWSQSMLFDAMGALSTKYNDAPETASRPFDQTRDGFVIAGGGGMLVLEEYEHAVKRGAPIYAELVGYGATSDGYDMVAPSGDGAIRCMQQALETVDSPIDYINAHGTSTPVGDVSELRAVKTVFEGAIPMVSSTKSLSGHSLGAAGVHEAIYSLLMLKHGFISATANAHQLADEAEDVPVVTGKAVEKELNTVMSNSFGFGGTNATLVFQKINH from the coding sequence ATGCGAAGAGTAGTCATTACCGGCATGGGCATTGTGTCCTGCTTAGGCAATACAACAGAAGACGTCCTGCACAGCCTAAAAGAAGGCAAATCAGGTATTCGCTTTAACGAGTCCTATAAAGAAAAAGGTTTCCGTAGCCAAATTTCAGGCTCAGTCGAGATCGATAAAGCCGCCCTGATCGACCGCAAAACGCTACGCTTTATGGGTGACTCATCTGCATTCGCCTATATCTCCATGCAACAGGCAATCGAAGACGCTCAACTCTCTTTAGAGCAAATTTCCAACCCCAGGGTCGGTTTAATTGCAGGGTCTGGTGGTGCATCATGTGAAAACCAATTAAATGCCGCTCACATTATGGAAGAGAAAGGCGTAAAGCGCATTGGCCCTTATATGGTGCCTAGAGTCATGACCAGCACTGTCTCTGCATGCCTGGCGACAGCCTTTAAAATAAAAGGTATCAATTACTCTATATCCTCTGCCTGCGCAACAAGCTCACACTGCATCGGTCACGCCATGGAACAAATTCAATCTGGTAGACACGATATTATTTTTGCCGGTGGCGGAGAAGAAGAGCATTGGTCTCAGTCAATGTTATTCGACGCAATGGGGGCGTTATCCACAAAATACAATGATGCACCTGAAACAGCCTCTCGACCTTTCGATCAGACGCGAGATGGTTTTGTTATTGCTGGCGGCGGTGGAATGTTAGTACTAGAAGAGTATGAACATGCGGTTAAACGCGGCGCGCCCATTTATGCTGAATTAGTGGGTTATGGCGCCACATCTGATGGCTACGACATGGTTGCACCTTCTGGTGATGGCGCAATTCGATGCATGCAACAAGCCTTAGAAACCGTCGACAGCCCTATCGATTATATTAATGCCCACGGCACTAGCACCCCTGTAGGCGATGTATCTGAGCTTCGTGCCGTTAAGACGGTATTTGAAGGTGCTATACCAATGGTTTCATCAACCAAGTCTTTGTCAGGCCACTCATTGGGAGCAGCGGGTGTTCACGAAGCAATATACTCATTGTTAATGCTCAAGCATGGCTTTATATCAGCCACAGCAAACGCACACCAGCTTGCAGACGAGGCAGAGGACGTGCCTGTTGTTACGGGTAAGGCAGTAGAAAAAGAACTCAATACCGTAATGTCCAATAGCTTTGGTTTTGGAGGAACAAACGCCACCCTCGTATTTCAAAAAATTAACCACTAA
- the fnr gene encoding fumarate/nitrate reduction transcriptional regulator Fnr encodes MSEKIAAVDTQPTSGIHQSCFQCSLSNLCIPIAVNKDEIDRLEDLIKQGKTISRGDHIFKEHSPFKSLFAVRSGAIKTYSVTEDGEEQVTGFYLPGEIIGLDSTNTDSYSCSAKALERASVCEIPFSQLETLATKIPTLQHHFFSLMSKEIQGSRQLTMLLSKNTAEERIASLLLSLSSRFKLRKLSGTHFRLPMPRNDIGNYLGLAVETVSRVFTRFQKSGLISVQGREIVLEDMDALVDIVKNHGKCMKPE; translated from the coding sequence ATGAGCGAAAAAATCGCAGCGGTAGACACGCAACCCACTTCAGGTATTCATCAGTCCTGCTTCCAGTGCAGCCTGAGTAACCTTTGCATCCCAATTGCCGTCAATAAAGATGAAATAGATCGCCTTGAAGACCTTATAAAACAAGGTAAAACTATTAGTCGTGGCGATCACATTTTCAAAGAGCACTCACCTTTCAAGTCACTATTTGCTGTACGTAGTGGTGCAATCAAAACTTACTCCGTAACTGAAGATGGCGAAGAACAAGTAACAGGGTTCTATCTACCTGGTGAAATTATTGGCCTTGATAGCACCAACACTGACTCTTATAGCTGCTCAGCAAAAGCACTTGAACGCGCCAGTGTCTGCGAGATCCCTTTCTCTCAACTCGAAACTTTAGCAACCAAAATACCCACACTTCAGCATCACTTCTTCTCATTAATGAGTAAAGAGATTCAAGGTAGCCGACAGCTCACAATGCTACTAAGCAAAAACACGGCTGAAGAACGAATCGCATCACTACTATTAAGCCTTTCAAGTCGCTTTAAGCTGCGCAAGCTATCAGGTACACACTTCAGACTCCCGATGCCTAGAAATGATATTGGCAATTACCTTGGCTTAGCAGTTGAGACCGTAAGCCGAGTATTCACTCGCTTCCAAAAAAGCGGCTTAATATCCGTTCAAGGGCGGGAAATCGTACTTGAAGATATGGACGCACTGGTCGACATTGTCAAGAATCACGGCAAGTGCATGAAACCTGAGTAA
- a CDS encoding OmpW/AlkL family protein has translation MIKRTLTSSLIAGSMLLSQSAFAYEAGDFFIKGGIAVVDPQETSSDIVINTPPLGPATGAKVGLNSDAQLGLVFTYMATDRIGIELLAATPFEHDISGAGAIAGAGKLGDTQHLPPTLSVQYYLAEPDSKFQPYVGAGINYTIFFNEGTTQTLTNSIGALADIAAGAPTGVVATSTKLDIDDSIGASVQAGFNYEVTENMGLTAAVWWINIDADAEITAETNAGTVKANVNVEVDPLAYMLGAYYKF, from the coding sequence ATGATTAAACGTACCTTAACCTCATCACTCATTGCCGGGTCAATGCTACTAAGCCAATCGGCATTCGCGTATGAAGCAGGCGATTTCTTTATCAAAGGTGGTATTGCAGTCGTTGATCCACAAGAAACAAGCTCTGACATCGTTATCAACACCCCACCATTAGGGCCTGCGACTGGCGCAAAAGTTGGTTTAAATTCAGATGCTCAGTTAGGACTTGTATTTACGTATATGGCAACAGATCGCATAGGTATTGAGCTATTGGCTGCAACGCCTTTTGAACACGATATTTCTGGTGCTGGCGCAATCGCAGGTGCGGGTAAGCTAGGCGACACCCAACACCTACCACCTACATTAAGTGTTCAATACTACTTGGCCGAGCCAGATTCAAAGTTTCAACCTTATGTGGGTGCAGGCATTAACTACACAATCTTCTTTAATGAAGGTACCACTCAGACATTAACAAACTCTATTGGAGCTTTAGCTGATATTGCGGCGGGCGCACCAACTGGGGTAGTAGCTACGAGCACTAAACTTGATATTGACGACTCAATTGGTGCGTCAGTGCAGGCTGGCTTTAACTATGAAGTAACGGAGAATATGGGGTTAACTGCAGCGGTGTGGTGGATTAATATCGATGCTGACGCAGAGATCACAGCTGAAACGAATGCAGGCACAGTAAAAGCCAATGTTAATGTTGAAGTAGACCCACTTGCCTATATGTTAGGCGCTTACTACAAATTCTAA
- the alr gene encoding alanine racemase: protein MTRPAVAFIDLEAFRANYQLAASLSGDAQCVAVIKANGYGHGICEIAKELPLSTLAVACVDEAVQLRASGVDNPIVVLEGAFSVEEARIAADLKLQLIIHAGYQIEQLETVAADIDVWVKINTGMNRLGFAPPAVSQALSMLRGLSSAQVLGLMTHFACADEIDTSETKRQLALFSSTVKSLGNAADGLLLTAANSAALLAYNASHFNSVRPGVMLYGSSPFAHRSSESLGLKPVMSLESRIMAIHEIETDECVGYGGTWRASRATRIATVAIGYGDGYPRHAEIGTPVWIGDRVVPLIGRVSMDMLNVDLSFHPDAKVGDVVELWGKNVSVDEVAKSSGTISYELLTGVTARVPRQYLNSLSEL, encoded by the coding sequence ATGACTAGGCCTGCGGTTGCGTTTATTGACCTTGAGGCATTTAGAGCCAACTATCAACTTGCGGCATCGCTTTCTGGTGATGCTCAGTGTGTTGCGGTTATTAAAGCGAATGGCTATGGACACGGGATCTGCGAAATTGCCAAGGAATTGCCTCTCTCAACATTGGCTGTAGCATGTGTTGATGAGGCAGTGCAGTTACGCGCTTCAGGGGTCGACAACCCGATTGTCGTGCTAGAGGGAGCCTTCTCGGTAGAGGAGGCACGTATAGCTGCTGACCTAAAGTTACAGTTGATTATTCATGCGGGCTACCAAATAGAGCAGCTTGAGACTGTTGCGGCTGATATAGATGTATGGGTGAAGATTAACACGGGGATGAACCGTCTGGGCTTTGCTCCACCTGCTGTCAGTCAGGCACTTTCAATGCTCAGAGGGCTCTCTTCGGCTCAAGTGTTGGGTTTGATGACGCATTTTGCCTGCGCCGACGAAATCGACACATCTGAAACCAAGCGTCAGTTAGCGCTTTTTTCATCGACGGTAAAGTCTCTCGGCAATGCGGCCGATGGCCTTTTGCTCACAGCGGCGAACTCTGCTGCGCTTTTAGCTTATAACGCATCGCACTTTAATAGTGTCAGGCCGGGGGTTATGTTATACGGCTCTTCTCCTTTTGCTCACAGATCGTCTGAATCACTTGGTTTAAAGCCTGTAATGTCTTTAGAGTCGCGTATTATGGCAATACACGAGATAGAAACCGATGAATGTGTTGGCTATGGTGGTACTTGGCGTGCAAGTCGTGCGACACGCATTGCAACTGTCGCGATTGGTTATGGCGATGGCTACCCTCGTCACGCGGAAATAGGCACTCCGGTATGGATTGGTGATAGAGTGGTACCTTTAATTGGTCGGGTGTCTATGGATATGTTAAATGTTGACCTTAGCTTTCATCCCGATGCCAAAGTGGGTGATGTTGTCGAGTTGTGGGGTAAAAACGTTTCTGTCGATGAAGTAGCCAAATCATCAGGTACAATCAGCTACGAGTTGTTGACTGGGGTTACAGCAAGAGTGCCTCGGCAATATCTGAATAGTCTGAGTGAGCTGTAG
- the dnaB gene encoding replicative DNA helicase, which produces MNNMNADKEMSQLKVPPHSIEAEQSVLGGLMLDNSKWDVVADKVVEDDFYRHEHRLIYRVIARLAGEAQPLDVVTLSEELEKLGELQNAGGLSYLGDLAKNTPSASNIRAYAEIVSERAILRKLITASGEISDSAFNTQGRTSAELLDEAERKVFQISESRASEGGPQNVNPILTQTLERIDELFNTDDPLTGTTTGFRDLDANTGGLQPSDLVIVAARPSMGKTAFAMNLVENALFGAGKPVLVFSMEMPSDAIVMRMLSSMGRIHQGRVRSGKLEEDDWPRLTSAVSLLKDKPLYIDDTAGLSPTEVRSRARRIARETKQEFGLIMIDYLQLMQVPGNTEGRTSEISEISRSLKALAKELKCPVVALSQLNRSLEQRPNKRPINSDLRESGAIEQDADIIMFIYRDDYYNEDSPDKGIAEIIIGKQRNGPTGTIKLGFQGQFTKFEDLAHVDYGAEF; this is translated from the coding sequence ATGAATAATATGAATGCTGATAAAGAAATGAGCCAGTTAAAGGTTCCTCCTCACTCGATAGAAGCCGAGCAGTCTGTATTGGGCGGTTTAATGCTGGATAACAGCAAGTGGGATGTAGTAGCCGATAAAGTGGTCGAAGATGACTTTTATCGTCATGAGCACCGGTTGATTTACAGGGTTATTGCACGATTGGCTGGAGAGGCCCAGCCCCTCGATGTTGTTACCTTATCTGAAGAGCTAGAAAAGCTTGGAGAGCTTCAAAATGCAGGAGGGCTTTCGTATTTAGGGGACTTGGCTAAAAATACACCGAGTGCTTCCAATATAAGAGCATACGCTGAAATCGTTAGCGAGCGAGCGATCCTTAGAAAGCTGATTACTGCGTCAGGCGAGATTTCCGACTCTGCTTTTAATACACAAGGTCGAACCAGTGCTGAGTTGCTGGATGAGGCAGAGCGTAAAGTTTTCCAAATATCAGAGTCCAGAGCCTCTGAGGGTGGGCCTCAAAATGTTAACCCCATCTTAACTCAAACTCTTGAGCGTATTGATGAATTATTCAATACCGATGACCCTCTGACCGGAACCACTACCGGATTTAGAGATCTAGATGCCAATACTGGTGGTTTGCAGCCATCAGATTTGGTCATTGTAGCCGCTAGACCTTCTATGGGTAAAACCGCTTTTGCTATGAACTTGGTAGAGAATGCACTCTTTGGTGCGGGTAAACCGGTTTTGGTATTTAGTATGGAAATGCCCTCGGACGCCATTGTTATGCGTATGTTATCGTCGATGGGACGGATTCACCAAGGGCGTGTGAGAAGCGGTAAACTGGAAGAAGATGATTGGCCTCGTTTGACGTCTGCGGTAAGTCTTTTAAAAGATAAACCGCTCTACATTGATGACACCGCAGGGTTAAGCCCTACAGAGGTTCGATCAAGAGCTAGAAGAATCGCGCGGGAAACCAAGCAAGAGTTTGGCTTGATAATGATCGATTACCTTCAGTTAATGCAGGTACCAGGGAACACAGAGGGTCGTACCTCTGAAATATCCGAGATTTCTCGGTCCCTAAAAGCGTTAGCAAAGGAGCTAAAATGCCCAGTGGTGGCACTATCTCAGCTTAACCGTAGTTTGGAGCAGCGACCGAATAAGCGTCCCATTAACTCAGATTTGCGTGAGTCTGGTGCGATCGAGCAGGATGCCGATATTATTATGTTCATCTATCGAGATGACTACTATAACGAAGATAGCCCAGATAAAGGGATTGCAGAGATTATCATTGGTAAGCAGCGAAATGGTCCTACGGGGACTATTAAGCTAGGCTTTCAGGGGCAGTTTACTAAGTTTGAAGATTTAGCTCATGTTGATTATGGTGCTGAGTTCTGA
- the rplI gene encoding 50S ribosomal protein L9: protein MEVILLEKVGKLGGLGDKVGVKSGYGRNYLIPYGKAVPATATNIAEFDARRAELEKAAAEKLAAAQARAEQVNALEVTIVSKAGDEGKLFGSIGVRDVADAITAAGVEVNKSEVRLPEGPLRAVGEYEITVHLHSDVDAIVKLTVVSE from the coding sequence ATGGAAGTTATCCTGCTCGAGAAAGTCGGTAAACTCGGCGGCCTTGGTGACAAGGTTGGCGTAAAATCAGGTTACGGTCGTAACTACCTTATCCCTTATGGTAAGGCTGTTCCTGCTACTGCAACAAATATTGCAGAGTTTGATGCTCGTCGTGCTGAGCTTGAAAAAGCTGCAGCTGAAAAACTTGCAGCTGCACAAGCGCGTGCAGAGCAAGTAAATGCTTTAGAAGTAACAATTGTTTCTAAAGCGGGTGACGAAGGTAAATTGTTTGGTTCAATCGGTGTACGTGACGTTGCTGATGCAATCACTGCTGCTGGTGTTGAAGTAAACAAGAGTGAAGTTCGTCTTCCAGAAGGACCACTTCGTGCAGTAGGTGAGTATGAAATTACTGTTCACCTTCATAGCGATGTGGATGCAATCGTTAAGTTAACAGTTGTTTCTGAGTAA
- the rpsR gene encoding 30S ribosomal protein S18, with protein sequence MARFFRRRKFCRFTAEGVKEIDYKDIETLKGYVSETGKIVPSRITGTKARYQRQLATAIKRARYVALLPFTDNHHE encoded by the coding sequence ATGGCTCGTTTTTTTCGTCGTCGTAAGTTTTGCCGCTTCACTGCTGAAGGGGTTAAAGAAATAGATTACAAAGATATCGAAACATTAAAAGGTTACGTATCTGAAACCGGTAAAATCGTTCCTAGCCGTATTACTGGTACTAAAGCTCGTTACCAGCGTCAGTTGGCAACAGCGATTAAACGTGCACGTTACGTGGCTCTGTTACCTTTTACAGATAACCACCACGAGTAA
- the rpsF gene encoding 30S ribosomal protein S6: MRHYEIVILVHPDQSEQVPAMVERYTGIIADAGGEVHRLEDWGRRHMAYPINKIHKAHYVLMNIECTGEALDELSHNFRFNDAIIRDMIIRRKEAITEVSLIKASEGREERRYDREDRRPAPEAAEESPAEATDAADTDDQAEGEE, encoded by the coding sequence ATGCGTCATTACGAAATCGTAATTCTGGTGCACCCGGATCAAAGCGAGCAAGTTCCAGCAATGGTTGAGCGTTACACAGGCATCATCGCTGATGCTGGTGGTGAAGTTCATCGCTTAGAAGATTGGGGTCGTCGCCACATGGCTTATCCTATCAACAAGATTCACAAAGCACATTATGTTCTTATGAACATTGAATGTACTGGTGAAGCGTTGGATGAGCTATCTCACAACTTCCGTTTCAACGATGCGATCATTCGTGACATGATCATCCGTCGTAAAGAAGCGATCACTGAAGTTTCTCTAATTAAAGCATCTGAAGGCCGTGAAGAGCGTAGATATGATCGTGAAGATCGTCGTCCTGCTCCTGAAGCTGCTGAAGAGAGTCCAGCTGAAGCTACTGATGCTGCTGATACTGACGACCAGGCTGAAGGCGAAGAGTAA
- the rlmB gene encoding 23S rRNA (guanosine(2251)-2'-O)-methyltransferase RlmB codes for MSELQTVFGLHAVSALLEKEPEKIKRLLVLTGRKDQRLESLLVVARKRGVSIANMERHKLDKLVVGNHQGVIAECDAITEMGEEDLEELLQALTEKPFLLILDGVTDPHNLGACLRSADAAGVHAVIAPKDKSAPLNGVARKVACGAAEHVPYIKVTNLARTLRWLKQYGIWLVGAAGETEKTIYENDFKGSVALIMGAEGKGLRRLTKEHCDDLVKIPMAGSVSSLNVSVATGICLFEAVRQRGL; via the coding sequence ATGTCTGAGCTTCAAACTGTTTTTGGATTGCATGCAGTATCTGCATTGCTTGAGAAAGAACCCGAAAAAATTAAACGCTTATTGGTGTTGACTGGGCGTAAAGATCAGCGACTTGAAAGTCTATTGGTTGTTGCTAGAAAACGTGGTGTCAGCATAGCAAATATGGAGCGACACAAACTCGACAAACTGGTGGTGGGTAATCATCAGGGGGTAATAGCAGAGTGTGATGCTATCACAGAGATGGGCGAAGAAGATTTAGAAGAACTGCTTCAAGCATTAACTGAAAAGCCATTCTTGTTAATTCTTGATGGTGTAACAGACCCTCATAATCTTGGTGCCTGTTTACGCTCTGCAGATGCTGCGGGTGTTCATGCTGTGATTGCACCGAAAGACAAGTCTGCCCCGCTAAATGGTGTTGCTCGAAAGGTCGCCTGTGGAGCTGCTGAACATGTGCCCTATATAAAGGTAACTAATTTAGCCAGAACCCTTAGGTGGTTAAAGCAATATGGCATTTGGTTAGTTGGCGCAGCAGGAGAAACCGAAAAGACAATTTATGAGAATGATTTTAAAGGTTCAGTGGCATTGATTATGGGAGCTGAAGGTAAAGGGCTGCGCCGATTGACCAAAGAGCATTGTGATGATTTGGTTAAGATTCCCATGGCTGGGTCGGTCAGTAGTTTAAATGTTTCAGTGGCGACGGGCATTTGTTTGTTTGAAGCTGTGAGGCAAAGAGGCTTATAA
- the rnr gene encoding ribonuclease R, protein MSKKKVRDPYAQREAEKYDNPVPSREFILEHLENTKAPATHPELCKALNLKDEDSIEAIRRRLIAMSRDGQLICNRRGQYVPTSSISLIKGRVQGHKDGFGFVIPEDGTSDLFLTARQMRSVVHGDIVLVRVDDVDQRGRRMAIIVEVLERNTEQVVGRLCLESGIAFVTPENTKIANDVMIPLDACMDAKHGQYVVVEITQHPTVRTSAVGKVVEVMGDHMAPGMEIDVAIRSHSIPFVWPAEVIQAVKAFSGEVAESDKQHRVDIRHLPLVTIDGEDARDFDDAVYCEPKKSGGWRLYVAIADVAHYVKMGQPLDVEAFNRGNSVYFPDHVVPMLPEILSNGLCSLNPEVDRLCMVCEMTISEQGALSGYKFYEGVMHSHARLTYTKVSHMLEHPESNEGQQLCQRYADILPHLHHLFDLYHALRFARDQRGAIDFETVETRILFGDERKIEQIVPTQRNEAHKIIEECMLSANVATARFLKKNKMHTLYRVHEGPGPEKLENLREFLGELGLHLYGDRDKPKPADYQALLAEIKDRPDFSVIQTVMLRSLSQAVYSPEEEGHFGLGYPHYAHFTSPIRRYPDLTVHRAIKSVIHSEAVCNQVQRTDVIKPGENPYHYDLPQMIQLGEHCSMTERRADEATRDVVSWLKCEFLQQHLGETFEGIISGVTSFGFFVELKDLYIDGLVHVSSLKSDYYHYDQAKHRLVGERTGVSYRLGDTVNVQVIRIDLDDRKIDFEILGQPTRRPEKSGGAARRKADKGKGKPKGKGSRKALLDKMPEKGKKKKTVKKGAKKKGAAKKSAPRTAKAGSATPRKRKVSK, encoded by the coding sequence ATGTCAAAGAAAAAAGTACGTGATCCTTATGCCCAGAGAGAGGCGGAGAAGTACGATAATCCAGTGCCTAGTCGAGAGTTTATCCTAGAGCATTTGGAAAACACAAAAGCACCCGCGACTCACCCCGAGTTGTGCAAGGCGCTAAATCTAAAAGATGAAGATTCGATAGAAGCCATTAGACGACGACTAATAGCCATGAGTCGTGATGGTCAGCTTATTTGTAACCGTCGAGGACAATACGTTCCGACCAGTAGTATTAGTCTAATTAAAGGGCGTGTTCAAGGACACAAAGATGGCTTTGGCTTTGTTATTCCAGAAGATGGAACTAGCGATCTGTTCTTAACGGCTAGGCAGATGCGCTCGGTGGTACATGGCGATATAGTGTTGGTCAGAGTGGATGATGTTGATCAACGTGGCCGTCGAATGGCGATTATTGTTGAGGTTTTAGAGCGTAATACTGAGCAGGTTGTAGGGCGGCTATGTCTTGAAAGTGGCATAGCATTTGTCACGCCTGAAAACACCAAGATTGCCAATGACGTCATGATTCCACTTGATGCTTGTATGGATGCTAAGCACGGGCAATATGTAGTCGTAGAAATTACCCAGCACCCAACGGTACGCACCAGCGCCGTGGGTAAAGTGGTTGAAGTAATGGGTGATCATATGGCGCCGGGTATGGAGATTGATGTGGCCATTCGGTCTCATAGTATTCCATTCGTATGGCCAGCCGAAGTTATTCAGGCGGTAAAAGCATTTTCAGGCGAGGTGGCTGAGAGTGACAAGCAGCATCGGGTAGATATTCGTCATCTGCCGCTAGTTACCATTGATGGTGAAGACGCCCGTGACTTTGATGATGCGGTCTATTGTGAACCGAAGAAGTCTGGTGGTTGGCGACTATATGTTGCGATTGCTGATGTCGCTCATTATGTGAAAATGGGGCAGCCGCTAGATGTTGAAGCATTCAACAGGGGAAATTCAGTTTACTTCCCCGATCATGTTGTGCCGATGCTGCCAGAGATACTCTCTAACGGTCTATGCTCACTAAATCCTGAGGTTGATCGGCTCTGCATGGTATGTGAAATGACCATAAGTGAGCAGGGTGCCTTGAGTGGATATAAGTTTTATGAAGGTGTAATGCACTCCCATGCTCGACTCACTTATACAAAAGTGAGCCATATGCTTGAGCACCCTGAAAGTAACGAAGGTCAGCAGTTGTGTCAGCGGTATGCTGATATATTGCCGCATTTACATCACCTATTCGACCTTTATCACGCGCTTAGGTTTGCACGAGACCAACGTGGTGCTATTGATTTTGAAACCGTAGAGACCCGAATACTCTTTGGTGATGAGCGAAAAATAGAACAAATTGTACCCACTCAGCGAAATGAAGCTCATAAGATTATCGAAGAGTGTATGTTGTCAGCCAATGTGGCAACTGCTCGCTTTTTGAAGAAAAATAAAATGCATACGCTCTACCGAGTGCATGAAGGGCCAGGCCCTGAAAAACTTGAGAACCTAAGAGAGTTTTTGGGTGAGTTAGGCTTGCATCTATATGGAGATCGAGATAAACCAAAACCAGCAGACTATCAGGCCTTGTTAGCTGAGATAAAAGACCGCCCTGACTTTAGTGTTATTCAAACGGTTATGTTGCGTTCATTGAGTCAAGCCGTTTACAGCCCAGAAGAAGAAGGGCACTTTGGGCTAGGCTACCCTCATTACGCGCACTTCACATCTCCTATTAGGCGCTACCCCGATCTAACAGTGCATCGTGCCATTAAGTCTGTCATACATAGCGAGGCTGTATGTAATCAGGTGCAGCGAACGGATGTGATAAAGCCTGGTGAGAACCCTTATCACTACGACCTACCACAAATGATCCAGTTAGGTGAACACTGCTCGATGACGGAGCGTCGGGCTGATGAAGCGACTCGTGATGTGGTTAGCTGGCTAAAGTGTGAGTTTTTACAGCAGCATTTGGGTGAGACGTTTGAAGGTATTATTTCTGGCGTGACATCATTTGGCTTTTTTGTTGAACTCAAAGATCTCTACATCGACGGATTGGTTCATGTTTCCTCCTTGAAGAGCGATTACTACCACTATGATCAAGCTAAGCATCGCTTAGTGGGCGAGCGAACCGGAGTCAGTTACCGATTAGGTGATACGGTCAATGTGCAGGTGATTAGAATTGATCTTGATGACCGTAAAATTGATTTTGAAATACTCGGTCAACCAACGCGAAGACCTGAAAAGAGCGGTGGTGCAGCTAGGCGAAAAGCAGATAAAGGCAAAGGTAAGCCCAAAGGGAAAGGGAGCCGTAAGGCATTGCTAGATAAGATGCCAGAAAAGGGCAAAAAGAAAAAGACGGTTAAGAAAGGTGCAAAGAAAAAAGGCGCAGCTAAAAAATCAGCACCTCGAACCGCTAAAGCAGGAAGTGCGACACCTCGCAAGAGAAAGGTCTCGAAATAG
- a CDS encoding endonuclease/exonuclease/phosphatase family protein: MSSILYTPIDFYGRFCFNDNINKKGTTRTILNTYTTHFKVCTFNLFNYVLPPNAYYETENIYTLSKWEKKQRWISQQLSNLSPDIIGFQEVFSPDALKLLAAEHRLPHFVTVSEPKVKAHHVYEKPVVALASRFPILSAEAVDVDLALIGALQLQPNFKFSRPPIRAEIQIEGFGNVLVYVTHLKSKRSQLEPQLTGDEAEFDSISESVSAQVHGSWASTIQRGTEATLIYQDIIEQMRQRERPVMVLGDLNDTMESPVLQSLVGGKNIDRLDGKNVAGMALGSQRAIQRFSLFDAFDLQERIEPKDRKSTHYFANRGNVLDYILLSKDFKADYDHSIASVDRYQVNDAHLINPHPDTDAECSDHAPVMVEIEIRY; encoded by the coding sequence GTGTCATCGATTCTATACACGCCAATAGACTTTTATGGCCGCTTTTGTTTCAATGACAACATTAATAAGAAAGGAACAACACGAACTATTTTGAACACCTATACAACACACTTTAAAGTCTGCACATTTAACCTCTTTAATTACGTTCTCCCTCCCAACGCTTACTACGAAACTGAAAATATCTACACGTTGTCTAAGTGGGAGAAAAAACAACGCTGGATTTCGCAACAGTTGTCGAACTTATCCCCTGATATTATTGGTTTTCAGGAGGTGTTTAGCCCTGATGCTCTTAAATTATTAGCCGCAGAGCACCGATTACCACACTTTGTCACGGTATCTGAACCAAAAGTTAAAGCTCACCATGTTTATGAAAAGCCAGTGGTGGCGTTGGCCTCTCGTTTTCCTATTCTCTCTGCTGAAGCAGTTGATGTTGATTTGGCGCTCATTGGGGCATTACAACTACAACCCAATTTTAAATTTAGCCGGCCACCCATACGCGCTGAAATTCAGATCGAAGGTTTTGGTAATGTGCTTGTGTATGTTACACACCTGAAGTCCAAACGCTCGCAACTGGAGCCACAGCTTACTGGTGATGAGGCTGAGTTTGATAGCATTAGTGAGAGTGTCTCCGCTCAGGTTCATGGCAGTTGGGCGTCAACCATTCAGCGCGGTACAGAAGCCACACTGATCTATCAAGATATTATCGAGCAGATGAGGCAACGAGAGCGACCAGTGATGGTGCTAGGTGATTTAAATGACACGATGGAATCGCCGGTCTTACAATCATTAGTTGGTGGTAAGAATATCGATAGGCTTGATGGTAAAAACGTAGCGGGTATGGCGTTAGGGTCTCAGCGCGCTATTCAGCGTTTTTCACTATTTGATGCGTTTGACTTACAAGAAAGAATAGAGCCGAAAGATCGAAAATCAACTCATTACTTTGCGAATCGCGGTAACGTGCTGGACTATATTTTGTTATCTAAAGACTTTAAAGCAGACTATGACCATAGTATTGCTAGTGTGGATCGTTATCAGGTTAATGATGCACATCTTATAAACCCGCACCCTGATACCGATGCAGAATGCTCAGACCATGCGCCAGTGATGGTAGAGATTGAGATTCGGTATTGA